The Rhinolophus sinicus isolate RSC01 linkage group LG07, ASM3656204v1, whole genome shotgun sequence genomic interval TTGTGTGAGGGGAAACACGGGGCTCAGTGGTCAGGGCCGGGCAGGGGGAGGAACATGCAGTCCAGAGAGGTGAGGAAGATGCCCTGGAGAAGGGGACAGGAGAGGTAACTTTCACAGGACCAAGAGGCTCCTTCCAGCATAAGAGAAATGCCCAGGCCGGGGCTGGGGGCCCAGCAAGGGACTGGGTCTTGGGCCCAGAACATCTTCCCCTCCCAACACAGTGGTTGctccataaaatggaaaattccactgGAAACTTCAGGACAGAGGCGCCGCTGGGAGGGCAGAGCCAGGCGTGGTAGGGTGGGGACCCCACTACCCCATTGGCCACGGTGCTCCCCCACCCTGCAGTGGGCTCTGCGGGCACAGTCTCCAGACCGTGTTTGTGGAGCCCAGGCTGGATTGGAATTTCCAGTTGCCTCCTGGCTGGCCTGGTGTCTGGCCCTGGGAGGGCCTGGGTATCGTGTCTGCCAGGGTGTGAGCGCGTGTCCGCGTGGGCGTAGGGGACCAGCAGGGGCTGCGAATGCCGCGTGTGTGCACCCCAAGTGTGAGCccacttctgtgtgtgtctgcgtCCACCGGGGGAGATCTACACACTCGGCCGTGCACACGGGGGAAGCACCCCCTCAGATATGCCCACGACTGGAAACGCCCCTCCGGGCGTCCTCCAGTCCAGATGTACGCTGTCACCAATGCTCCACGAGAGGCGGGGcccagaaagggaaggaagggccAACCTCCCGGTGAACCAAGTTCGGGCCCTCCATGCCTGCCTCTGAACCCGAGCTCCGCCTTTCACCCAGGCCCCTTCCTTTCTAAGTTCGCCCCTCAACTGGCCCCGCCCCCTCCTACCTGGACATCGAGGCCGCACACACTTCTGCGCCTCCAGGGGACGCCCGGGACATGCATTCTCAGCAGGGCTTGAGCAGCGGCGGCGGCGCAAGCGACGGCCTGGCCCGCAGCTCCCTGAACAGGAACCCCACGGGCCCCACGCACTCCACGCGGCCTCTGTGgtgagggcggggtgggggtagAAGGTTAGGCGGCTGCCCACCCTAGGGACTGAGCTTCCTGGTGACAATGTGGGCCTGGAGGACGCCCCCGCCACGTGCATCCAAGGGCAGGTACTCCAAAAAGAAGTCCTGCCCACTGCTTCCACCAGTGCTTCCCCAGGCGCACCTGTCGAAGGTGCAGTTGAGGTACCGCCCCGGCCCCCCAGGTTAGCTCTCCGAGGTTAACCTGCTGTTCTACTTGCGTCCCTCATACATTTTAAGTTCAAAACACGCCCCACAGAACGCAGCTGTTACAGGTGAGCAAATTACGGCAGCGAGACGGAGATGCGCTCCTGTAGGCCCTTCCTGTACCCTACCTGagtccccagcccctccctcccaaaGCTCCGCCCCTATCCGGTCCTCCTCACTGCTTGGGACCTGCTCCCAAATGACCCCGCCTCTTCCTAGCCACGCCCACACCCACACGCCCATGCGTCTTCCCCAGCACCCCCCATTCAGGCCCCACCCATCTGGGGGGGGGTCCCTGCCTCTCGCAGCCCCGCCTACCCCACgcaggccctgccctccctgggccCCGCCCTCACCGAGCGGGCAGCGGAAGCGCACGTGGTAGTTGGAGCAGCGGCGGCCTCGCGGCTGCTCGCGGTTGAGGCACCAGAAACCACGCACGGGGTTCAAGTGCACACGCTCGCCGACGGTGGACGGAAGGGCCCAGTCTGTGGTGCGCGCCTCCAACGCTAGCGGCTGCGGGCACACGCGCGCCGGCCCGTAGTAGAAGCGGATGGCCGCCAGGCTCTCGAAGTCGCCGTCGCCGCCCGGGTGATCCACGTTGAACCAAGATGTCCATTCGCTGGCCTCTGCGGGCACCGCAAGCGCTGGGACCCGGGCCGCAGCCTGTCGGGCCCCATCTGCGTGGTATGGGCCTTACATGCTGTCTAAGCCAGGCCCTCTTTCCTACCAACCTAGTGAGCACGAACTAGCTCAGACCGCCTATGGCCCTGCCCAGATCCAGAACCATTTAGGGCAGAAGGAGCAGGAAGGGGTGCCTGGGAGGTTGACCTCCCTTTGACCAGCCGTAGTTCTGCCCAGTGCTTGAGCTGGGGCATCGGTGCACGCTGAGGTCTTGCCACTGTCTCACCTGCCCCCACCTTCAGAATTCAGAACCCCTGAGGTGTGAGAAACCCGCCTGACACCAGCCCTAGCTGTGGCTTTCCACTGTCACCACAAGCAGGAAGGGACTGGTCTCCCATATCAGCCCCGAGGGGGAGCTCACTCCGTTTCAGATCCAAGAGCCAGTCAAATAGAACCGTCCTAGCCTGGAAACTAGAGACCCAGGTTCCAGAACTCCTGCTTTTCCTGTATGGTCCCACCACCCCTCGGTTTTCTCCTTAACAAACAGCCTGGATTCTTACCTCCTACTTCCTAAAACTTCGACTCTTAGGGCACCATTTCACGGGGCTGTCATGTTCAGAGACCAGAGCAGTATTGGGCTCTTTACACAGCTTGTGTGCCCTCCTCACATGACCCCACCAGTCAGAGCTCACACAACAGTccacagcagagccaggactcggACCCAGGCTGACTCACCTTCCCAGTCCTCCAGGGTTGGTGAGGGCTGGCCAGGGCCCAGCGATGGACCTTCAAGGCCCCATGCAGTCGCTGTGGGCTCCTCAATGGGGGTGGTGCCtgtggaaggggtgaggggtgggaggaaagaagggatgCTGATAGGGACCCCTGTGAGCTCCTTTTATGTGAGGTGCTGCCAtgatcatccccatttcacacggaagaaaactgaggcttttaGAAGCCAGAAGCCAGCTCTGGCTGACCCCAAGGACTGCAGTACCCCCATCCTCCAGGAAACTTCCCCATGACCCCACAGCCCCCGATCCAAAGCTCAGACCCAGCCCTACTCCATGAAGTCTTTCCGCCCCACGCCCCAGACTCAGTTTTCCCCTTAGGAGTGTTCCGCCCCTCAGGTTGAGCTGCATTCCCCTTTGTCCATTTGCCTGCTGAAATTCCTCCCTCTGTCCACCTTCCATCCCTACACTTGGGGCAACACTGCCAGTGGGAGGTCTTTGAAATTGAGCCTGGCTTCCCTGGCCTCGAGTTGTCTGAGACAGTTGGGCTGGGCAATGACATCAGACAAGTCCCTTCCCTCTtgaagcctcagtctcctcatctgagaaatgggccCAGTTCTCCACTCCACTGAGTGTTCCAGGGATTGGACTTTCTTTTCTGAGTGAGAGGTGTGTGGACCGGAGGATTCAGTGTCCAGACGCGGCGCTGAGACAGGTACTCCACGGTCCGCAGGAATCCAGAAGAGCCTAACAGTTCATATCCAGACTCCAGGTGCCCCTACCATCTCTTCGAGAATGGAAGAGAGTGAACAAGATCCCATTCCCGCCCCAGGCGGTCCTTGGGGCTCCATCTCCCCGGTacccccccactccctcccctcctgcgTGCTGGCAAAAGGGACCATGGCCTGAGGAAGCGAGTGGTCCCTTGGTTCTCTCTCCAGGCGCGGCTGCATGCCAGGCCCACTACCAGACGTTCAGGCGCCtagggggctgggctggggggtcTGGGGGTGCCTCACCTCGGGCCCCCGCCAGGTGTGCGGCTGCGACGCAGAGGAAGAGCAGTGGCGGCAGTAACGCCATGGCCGGGTCCTAGCGTCCAAGGGAGGGTCCGGGATCTGCCGCGCGCTCGGGTGGGACTCCCGCAGGTCTGGTGGCCGCTGGGGCTGAGGGTGTGGGCGGGACGCGGAACGCAGGCCCCGCCTCACCCAGGCCCCGCCCCATCCAGGCCACGCTCCTCGGCCCTGGGTGACTTCGGTTGCGTGAGCAACCTCTCTGGGTCGTCGCCCCCCCCTTGGTGCGTCTGCCTGTGCCTCCGCCCTCAGGCTGGCGTGAGTCCCCCGTTGCGGGCTGGAAGTCCCTTCCTCCACCCACTTTCCATTCTCCACGTTGGGTCCCAAGCTGCCCGTGGGAAATGTCTCTTGAAATCTGGCCTGAAGCTGCCCGAAACTTCATGTTTTAGGCAGCCAGAAATCCTCCATCGAATTGAATTTTAACGCTATGGCCTTAGGCCACTCGAGCAGGCTGGAAGTTCCACCCTGAATCTACCTTCCACGGAGGCCAGCGGAAAGTCCCACTCTGCTACTGCCCTCCATCCCTCCCGCCTCGGGCCGCCGGGCGACCGGTGGGAACTCCCTCCCCGAGTGTGCCCACCCGCGGCGCACAGAGGAGGCGAGGCGAGGCGGTGGTGGGTCGTCTGTTTATTGACGCACGTCCAAGCTGCGTGGGTGCGGGAGGCGGTCACAGCGCCGCCACGCAGTCGGTGCCCATGTACCCCGGCAGGCGCAGAGCGAACTTTCGGCGCACGTCGTCCGGCACAAACCTGCCGGCCACGAAGTGGTGGCGCCCGGAGAAGCGGCCGGCACAGAGCTTGGGCGCCGCCAGCGATACCAGCACGTCGGGTTGCAGCCCGTCCTCGCCGTCGCCACCGCCGGTCTCCGCGTCCCagcctgagggaggaggggcgggaggggggaTGGTGAGCTGGGAGGGGTGCTCGCCCTCAGAAGAGAGTCCTGCCACCCCACCAGCCATCAACCCTTCCCCATCAAACCCAGCCTCTGCTCTCTGACACGTGAGTCTTGGTCAGACCTGcctctgcattaaaaaaaaaacaaaaaaaaactgagccTCCACCCTTAGACCAGTCTCTTTCCCTCCTTGGAGGTGTTTCCCTCCCCTTCTAGCCAGAGCCTTGCCCTCATACTTTTCTGCCCCTCTTCCCATCCTGCTACCGaatcttccttctccctctgacTCAACCTCTGCCTTCAGTCTACATCATTTCCACGGCTGCCCTTTCCCAATCTGACCCATGCCTCTGCCAGTGTCTGTCCCCATACTCCCTCTCTATCAATCCTGAGCTTCCCCACTCAGATTAGAGCCTCTTTCCCCCCAGACTTCCCAGCCAGCCTACCCCCCTTCTGAGCAGATCCCCACTCAAAGGACAACCTTGCCTCCATCCTCAGACAAGCCTCCCCCATCAGACCTGTCTCCTTGCCTCAGGTTCTTGCCTCTGACAGGTGCCCCCTTCGCCACCCAACTTGAGTATCCATCCTCCGCCCTCTGACTAGATAGTCTTCCCTCTGACCTGACATCTCTGTCTTCACCTGCAGGCTAGATCTTGCCTTTTGACTTGGCAGGACCCCACCACCTGCCTCATTGGGCCATAGCCTCTGCCACCTCTCGACCCTCCACCTTCAGACTAGGGGACGTCCCTTCTCTTCTGCCTCTGACTGGAGTCTGGGGCCACTAACTGAAAGCCTTCTTCCTCTTAGTTTAATCCTATCTGTGACCCTAGCCCCCACCCTTAGACTAGACAGCCCACCTCCTCATAGCCAACCCCCCCTCCAGCTCTGTGGCACCCTGCTGACATGGCGCTGGGGTCTTGCAAGCCAGGGGACATCCCCATGAGTCCGGCCACCCCCTGTGGAGGGTCCAACTGGCCAGCAGCTGTTTGTTCCGTCTGCCCATGGCCTAATGGCTCCAACAGGCATGGGGCGGCGGCCAGGATGGGCGAGGCCTTTGCTGAGTGAGCTCACGTCTGCCTGGGCAACTGGGCCAGGGTGGGCAGCGGGCACGCTGGGCTgggtgtgggggggcaggggacacAGGGTCACCTGGGCAACAGCCTTGGTCTTCCTCCTCTGAGGGATGGACGTGACTCTCTGCCATACCCAGAGTGCATGATCCATCCacactggggaaactgaggctcagactgGGCAGACAAGCCAGGGCACCAGAAGCCAGAGCACAGCCCCCCTCCCCCGACCATGTCCCCCAGACCCTGACGTGCCCCCCTCTGCCTGGCATGCCTGAGGGAATGTCCAGGCTCACAAGGGGGATGGACAGCAGCTTGAGCGTAGCTAGCGCACGTGTGCAGGGGCCCCCAACCTCACAGGGCTCCACGCCGGGACCCAGCACGGCATCCACCACCAGCCCATAGGCGTCGTTGACCAGCTGGAcctggggagggcaggcagggtcAGGTTGGCCTTGGGACACCatcccccacctgcccctcagTTCCTGCTCAGCACTGACCTCTGTGGGGAGATAGGACAGAAAGGGGATGTCCATCTTCTCACACTGGGTGGTCAGGTCCTGGTGCAGCGGGTCCAGTGAGCGTGTGGGGTAGAAGATGGTCGGTTCGTACTCCTGGGGAGGGGGGTAGGACGGGGTCAGTGGAGGGGCCTGTCCAGGCTCTGCCAAGACCCCATACTTGACACCAGGCAGCCTCTGCTGCCTGGGGCAACTACTGGGCATATTCTGTAACCTGTGCAGCCTGTGTTCCCCTGGGACACTACCAAGAGGAGGAATCAATTTCTaccaggatggggtgggggcgtAAACCTGAGAAGCCAACGGGGTCCTTGCTACTCACAAACACCCGCAAGTGCCGGGCACAGACCAGCCCCACCGCCCCGTTCTGCTCCGGGCCGCACACGACCAGCACTGTCCTCTGCTTCCGGGAGAGAGTAGGCAAGGGGAACACCTGGCAGGGGGCACAGCAAAAGCAAAAGCATGGAGCTAGAAATTACTCCTTGttcaggtggggaaactgaggcctcatGTAGAGAAAGGGACAGGGCTTTGGCCTGGAGGCAATAGGATAGGACAGAAGGAGGGGCATTCTGGGTGAGGGGGAGAGcctctggggcctcagtttcctccttggagacacagtccttgcctcaggctctgccaAGCCAGGAAAACGTGCCTCCTGTTACCACCAGGCAGCGGGACTGTGGTTTGTTTATTCTCGGCCTGAGTTGCAGACATTCTTCCACCTTTTTCCACTGCAGtggctgccctgcccccacccatttTCCAGGCCTCAGGCCCTCCCGGAGGCCCCAaagttgggggggagggaggtagtTTTCCAACCTGCCATGCCCTCTCTCCGCCTGTCGCTCTCCTCAGCCTGTCTTTACCTCTCTTTCTGTATCTCTCAGACTCTCgtgtctctctccatctctctgtgtccctttatctcagtctctctctcagACTGTCTGCGTCTCTGTAGGCCTGTGCATCTCTCTTCCTTAACACTGAGTTAAGCACGCTGGTGCTAGAGTCCCAGCCTGCCCTGACTCTGCATGGTCTCAGCTCCAtctcctctctcagcctcagtctgCCTTTATCAAACAGGAGTGACAAATGCTCTGACAGGCCCATAGGACCTCTCCCTGGCCCCAGAGTGGCTCTGGGAGGCCTAGCCGTACTCTAACCTCCAACCACACAGAGGGGAAGTTATTCCATTTTTGTCTCCTCCCCAAGGTCTCAGTGAAGTCCTGACCAGCCCTGGGACCCACCACACCACATTCAGAGTCAGGGAGGGGGAGGGCGACATCTCCTGGCTGGTGGGGACCAAGGAGTTTCCAGATGGACTTGGGACTTTCAGGGCAAAAACCGGAAGGTTGGTCACAAAGAGCCAGGCAGTAGTTTACTACATTGGCTTTGCTTCTGTGACTTAGATTTTcaccatttctttctcctttgggcATCTCACTTAGGATGTTTCATTTGGAACTAAAAACAtttacgtaaaaaaaaaaaaattgagtccacatagagaaactgagttgttgttttttaagtatacagcagtaaagaggaagaggagaaagtttACATGCTTGAGCCCTGACTCTATTGGGCTCTTTTTAAGGCGTTTATTTCTATTAACTGGTGTCAGTTTTGTTACCTTTGTTCAGAGGTAACGTGAGGTATTGTTATTGCTTTTACTCTTGAGTTCCTCGCAGGCACCTCGAGGATGGAGGATTTGCCCCAGAGCCAGACACAGCTATGCTTCCCATCCCCTGGGATCCTACTCAGGCTCCTCCccacttctgagcctcagtttccccacataaCACAGGGTTGTTTGTGGGTACTCAGACTGCAGGAGCGAATGTTCCCCATGACCAAGacccaggaagtggcagagacagGTGTTCCTTTCTGCACCACAAGGGCCCCGCGGCAGCTTCAGTCTCTGTTCTGACCCGCAGTGACATGCTGGGTCCTGGGCTCCTGCCTGGTCTGGCCCAGTGATGagcctctctggacctcagtttcctcatctgagtgATGGGCTGGACCATGATGGCCAAAGGGGTCATGCAGCTAGGCCTTGGCTCTGGTGGGCTGGCTATCTGGCTGGGGTCAAGGTCCGAGGGTCAGGGATTAGGTACCTTGGTCACAGCCACGGCACTAGCATGGCCACACAACTCCACCAGCTGCTGCCGCCCAAAGCGATAATCCTCCAGCAGCTCCCGCTCCAGTGCAGCCGCCTCCTCCGTGCTGGGGGACGGAGTGGAAAGAGACGCTCAGAGACATAGCGAGACGAAGACAGAGACCTAGAGACAGAGGCTCGGATGGAGCCAGAAATATTCCACTAAAGTTCCAAGCCAGTCAGTCCCTGCCGCCACTCCCCATCTGACTCGAGCGGTCGTTGGAACTTGGCAGGCAGCGGGAGGTTTGAGTCGAAGCCTGAGGCGCGGGCGCCCTCTGGTGGTCGAGGAAGCACGCGGCGGCGCCTGTTGCTGCTTCTATTGCCCCAAAGGGTGGGAGACCGAGTGGACCCATACGCCATCAACCCTCAAGGTGGGAGGAACCCAGAAAGAGGAATGGGGCCATGGGCAGGTTTTAGGCAGAGGGAACCATTGATTGAGCTCCAGGTCGCCGGAGGCAGCCAACTGGACTAGGGGTGCCTGGGTGAGGAGGGTTGTGAAGGTTGCAGAGGAATTTGATGGCTCACTTGGGGAGGGGGATGTAGGGCTCGCAGCTCTGAGACTCATTGATGACTCCTCTTCAAAGGCAGTGGTAAAATTCGAATAATTGTGCCCAGAGATATGGGGCCAACTTTCTTGAGGTGAAGCTCTGCCACCAACTTGCTGACTGACTAGGGTACGTTTCATCTTTCTGCATCTTGCTTCCTCCTTTGCCAAAGTGAAGGTAGGATGGACTAGATAGTTTTAGAGGCCCAATTCAAAATGCAAATGTGGGGCCCCTTGtggaaaaattaagaatttcaagatggtgacagcagagcagtAACCCAAGTGTTGGGCCATTCCTTGTAAGAGCAGGGACCACGCTGGCTCTGGCTTAGGGGACTTGCAAGAAGCCTGGGCTTGGTGGACACTGAGAGGGAGAACTGGCTGTGAAGACAGGTGTTCCTCACTCCACAATCAAGGGTTGGGCAGCTGGGCAGGGTCAATGGCCTAATGCCAGCTTCCCCTAGGCAGGACCCCTCACTGCTGGGGAACAGTACCTACCCCCAGCTCTGCAGACCCTAGAgagggtaataataataaaataatgatcaTGATAACACCAGGCCCCAAAGAGTTAGAAGAACATCCAAcaactcagagaaattaagtggcTTGCCCAGGGTCACGCAGGAAGCAAGTAGGAAAACTGAGACTTCACCCTTGATGTCTGTCTCCAGAGCCACATTCAAAGTGTGAGCAACACAGCAGAGGCACACCTACAGATGGTAGAGGTTTGTGGGAATGAACCCTAGGTTCCCTCCTTCAAGTTTGTGAACAGGAAACCACCACCTTTGGGCCAATTTTACAGTGTGATCaggccaggcaggcaggagggataGAAGTGGGGAATAAGGAGTACTGTGGGATGgggagtcagggagggcttcctggaggagctggCCTGGAGCACTATCGGAGATAATCCAGGTGGCAAGAACAGCATGGGCCAAGGCATTGTAGTGGGAATGAGTTTGGCAGGTTCAAGGGACAGAAGAGAGTCTGGTATGGCTAGAGCAGAGTGAGCGAGATTGAGAAACTGGGTCACGAACACACTTTAGGGGCCCACGCAGATGGGGGAGATGAAGGCTGAGAACAAGGTGGGTGGCCACATGCCCTGAGATACCGGCAACCAGAGCCAGATTCAATGCCGGGCTTGTGTTTAGCCACTATGGGATGACACTGAAGTACTGGGTGGAGAAAGCAACTCACAGTAGGGACAGATGAAGAGCTCTGCCCACCCCCCAGGCTGGCCCAGCTCCCCAGAAAATCTTTTGAGAATGTGGCTTATTTCTCTGCAGTTCTGGCTGCAGCCCCCACAGGAGGGTGGgagtgcggggggggggggagatgaggaggaagggaggactctccattcctcctcttcctctgtccctGGGGTGGTGGCTTTGGGTGGAGTGTGAGTGGAAATCAgggccagtgggggagggggaagggtgggTGCTCAGTCATGAGGGTTCCTCTTGCTTCCCCCAACTTCAGCCCCCAGAGGAGAGATGCTGAGACTCACAATTTGCCCACCAGTCCCAAAGGGGCTGAGGTGACCTGTTTTCAAAGGGAACTGAGCCTGACATTCCCAAAATGCTTTGAGGAGTGGGCTCTTTTGGAGGTGAAGCTGAGGCCAGAGTGCCCCATGCCAGACTGAGACGCTCCCTGTGGTCTCggctctccctgcctccatcctcGTGCCTCTTCCCGGCAGCCCTCCATCACTGCTCATCTCACTGCCTCCAGCAGTCTATGCCctgctccacacacacacacccacaataCGAGCAGAGGGAGCTTTGAAAACTTGAACACCAGATCGCAGCAGCCTGTCACAAACCTTCTGCTCCCCAGTATTCAGAGAATATTCAAAGCCCTCATCACACCTATATGCCCCTCACTGTCTCCAACCTCATTGCCTCGTCTCCCCTCATTCAGTGTTCCACTCCTACCCACCCCTAGAGCCCCATCACTTTTCAGTTGGTGTTTGAGGCCCCACACAACTGGCCCCTATCCCAGATGAAGTCATAGTTCCAGCTTCTAGAACATTCTTCTGGATGTCCTGGGTGTTTAGGCTGAATCTGGACACCAGCCAGTCACTGGACAATATCTGCCCTGAGAAAAGGGGCTAATTAGACAGTGGGCAGAAGTGATGGGACAAGGGGTGTTGGATGAATATGGTTTCCAGTGAggtcccctccacacacacacagacccacagCCCTCCTTGGGGTCCCGTATCACACAAGATGATTTAGGACAAGGTGGGAGACAGCCACAGCTGCCAGCTCGACCCCAAATTTACCAATCCACTGGCAAGTAGCTTGTGTTCAAGAACCAGCCTAGCCCTAGCTCAGGCAGTGGttcccctccccaggcctgtTTCCCTCTCTGGACTAGGTGACAGCAGCAAGTGGACAACCAAGGGGGGTGTGTGCGTTGGAGGAGCTGAGAGTAAGAGTTCAGATGCAGGAGGGATGGGGGCTCCAGTCCCTGGACATGGAAAGGGGAGGTGGACCCTAGTCGGAGTAAGGGGTGATGAGGGCGAGTAGCCGTACTCATGAATAATCCATGAGGGGCGGGCCTGTCGGAGATGCAGTTTCCCAGGCAACGCAGTTTGGAGGCATGGGCAGCTGGCAGGCTGCCTCTCCAGCGAAATGCCCGGTGGGCCTTGGATTCCGTGGGTCCCCTCCCAGCCATGCCCCCACCTCCGGGTCCCCGGCTGGTTCCCCGCCTTTTAGTCCCCGGCTGACCTGAGGAAATGCCGCTCTTCAGGCGCCTCGGCCAGGTCCCTGCCAGCCGCGCTGCTCATGATTCGAGGCGAGCCGAAGCGGAAGCGCAGTACGACTGCCGCCGACTCCTTTTAAGAGCAATCCAGCGCAGGCCCGTCCCCTCCCCGCCCACCCTGCGTGCTCGCCATTCAGGAGGCGCTGCGAAGGCGATACACGCGGCCattggtgggggggtggggggggggcaggcggACTTAACCTTTTCATGGCAGGAGCGGAGCTGCTGCCGGGATGGAGGGAAGCCAAGACACGCTGATGCTGGCAAGGAACGAAGTTTGGAAGGACAGCGATGGGTCAGTCACCCCTGCTATGGGATTACGGGGACCCACCCCTGCCACCATCGTGCACTCCTCTCCAGGTCCCTACCCGCCCCTACCCCACCACGCTGTGCGCAGGTGAAGCCCCCAGCCTGGAGTGGTGGGCTGCAGAACAAACATGATTTCAAAAGAGGTAGGAGTCCAGGCACGTTTGGGAGTCGAGGCTGGTAGTAGATCCAGGGGCTGCCTCTGGGTGTTTTTTAAGGCCATCTTGTTTGGTGTTTTCTACAGAACCACCAGGTCCAGTCCCTGTGTCCCCACACCACGTGTGACCCAGTAGCGCCCCTCCTCCGCCAATCACTCAGTCCCCGGCACACAGGCAGGCAGGTCTCCAGAGCTTTTATTCTCTCGTGTCGGGAGGGGATGAGGCTCAGCGGCTGAGGGGCGGCCCTACGTGTACCAGATGAAGCCATAGGTGGCGTTGATGATCTCCTCATTCGTGCGCAGTCCATAGAGCTCGCCCATCATGGGGGTCACCCAGCGCGTTGTGTGGAACACAGATTCACCCACCTGCAGGGACAGCGGGTATAGGCTGTGGTGCAGCTGCCCCCTCAGTCCCACACAGCCTGCTGGCCACTGTGTACGAAGCTTCTGCCTTCCCCTAGCACCCACTACCCCTTTCAGCCCCAGGTTTTCTAGGCCACTGCTGCAGTGGCTTAGACCCCTGCCCTGCCTGTCAGGGACCCACCTTCCAGTCAGGCACATCCTTCATGATGATGGCTTCTTCCTCCAGGTTCTCCCGAAGTAGCTGCAGGATCCTGCAAGGACAGAGGAGCAAGTGGGGGGTCGGCCTGAGCACCCCAAGGGGCCCCTGCCTAATGTACCTGCCAGAACCCTCCCAATTCCACATCTCCATCATCTTCTGCCAAGAGATGGAGGAACCTGACACACTGACCCCTCTTTTTTCATTCCCTCTCCCCGGCAAACTCTTACTATCCTCCTGCTCCAGTCCCAACA includes:
- the YJEFN3 gene encoding yjeF N-terminal domain-containing protein 3 isoform X2, which translates into the protein MSSAAGRDLAEAPEERHFLSTEEAAALERELLEDYRFGRQQLVELCGHASAVAVTKVFPLPTLSRKQRTVLVVCGPEQNGAVGLVCARHLRVFEYEPTIFYPTRSLDPLHQDLTTQCEKMDIPFLSYLPTEVQLVNDAYGLVVDAVLGPGVEPCEAGTRRPAVATARTGCNPTCWYRWRRPSSVPAASPGATTSWPAGLCRTTCAESSLCACRGTWAPTAWRRCDRLPHPRSLDVRQ
- the YJEFN3 gene encoding yjeF N-terminal domain-containing protein 3 isoform X3, encoding MSSAAGRDLAEAPEERHFLSTEEAAALERELLEDYRFGRQQLVELCGHASAVAVTKEYEPTIFYPTRSLDPLHQDLTTQCEKMDIPFLSYLPTEVQLVNDAYGLVVDAVLGPGVEPCEVGGPCTRALATLKLLSIPLVSLDIPSGWDAETGGGDGEDGLQPDVLVSLAAPKLCAGRFSGRHHFVAGRFVPDDVRRKFALRLPGYMGTDCVAAL
- the YJEFN3 gene encoding yjeF N-terminal domain-containing protein 3 isoform X1, with product MSSAAGRDLAEAPEERHFLSTEEAAALERELLEDYRFGRQQLVELCGHASAVAVTKVFPLPTLSRKQRTVLVVCGPEQNGAVGLVCARHLRVFEYEPTIFYPTRSLDPLHQDLTTQCEKMDIPFLSYLPTEVQLVNDAYGLVVDAVLGPGVEPCEVGGPCTRALATLKLLSIPLVSLDIPSGWDAETGGGDGEDGLQPDVLVSLAAPKLCAGRFSGRHHFVAGRFVPDDVRRKFALRLPGYMGTDCVAAL